The Helianthus annuus cultivar XRQ/B chromosome 15, HanXRQr2.0-SUNRISE, whole genome shotgun sequence genomic sequence TGGGTGCAGGGATCACACTTTCTGCGTATTCACAGACATGCATGAGCTCGACTCAGTGTATCGGTACGGGCTTTGTTGTTCTAATGATCGGGCTTCTTGTTGGTGAGGGTTGGCTCCCTCTTTAAGTTACCAGTTTTGTTGTTCACGGGGAACACTTGTTTAGATCCTCTGTTTAGTTTACAAAGGATCTAAACAAGAAAATGGGCCCGTCATCCTTGAGGAGAAGCGGACCCCTTTTAGTTATCTATATGTATTTCTTGAAGTTGTAACCTATGATGAATCACGAAACCTAATAATGTATTTCGTCTAATCGAATTgtttctttttttatatatatttgtgATATGGATGATTATAATCTATGTGTTTGACATGATGAGTTGAATATTTGGAGTTCAATTGTAAGATTTACGGTTATTTATGTTTATATATGTTAGAAATCAAAATCCTCATTTATTATCAGTAATTGAGTTTGTTTAAGATGGTAACTGTGTTCATATTCAACTTTTTAGATTTAAGGGGGACGGTATGGTTTCGGTAAACTCATGCGGGGAGTCAGTTCACCGATTGGTGAATTGGTGTCGGCCTTCCATCGGTGAGCGGGGACATAGTGTGGCGGTGAGTATACACCGAGTGGGGAAGAGAGGTGATGGAGGAGAGAGAGGGGGTTAATAGTGGGCCCCATCCTTTTTCAAGcaatcacattttttttttaaattctaccACTCTTCATGTGTTTGAACCATTGTCAGTGATTGGGTGCAAAATAAAGAGTGGAATGAGGACTTGACATGACATGATATTATTGGCTAGAGACTCAAACACCCTAAGTGATTGAACGACTCCCTCCACCCTAATTTTACAATTAATATAAGACAGAAATTTTCAAGCTTCATGAACTGTAAGTCACGTGTGTTGAAATTCATACTAAGGCATTAAAATGAGTAAATATTCTTTGTATAGTTTTATAAATATACTAATTCATAGAAAAATAGTAAAAGGTTTTTGCGAGTCAAGGGAGGAAGGGGCACTCTAGGGTAAGTATCAATTAGCTCAAACAATGCTTAACTTACCCATTAACGAGTAAGTGGTGGCGGCGCCTACCCTAGCCAcaaacttttttttaattaaatatattCTCAAAATTAAATATCTTAAAACTTAAATTTTAACATTAAATAAAATTAAACCTACAAGCTTAAAACATTACATATAATTAAAacttaaagagtaaattacagtTTCTTTTCTCGGGGTTTACACCCAATCTCAGGTTCAGCTCTCATTTGAAAAAATTCAACAGTCCAGTCCCTGACGTATTCAATTGCTCACAATCAAGACCTTGGACCAAACGACCGTTAGTAGACGGTCAAGTATTTTAATGACAGGGAGGGTAAAAAGGTAATTTCCCAAAAGTTTATAACTTATTCTACCTGTTTAATTCTCAATCCTCATTCATAAGCCACAATCCACTCCTCCCCCTCCCCCTTCCCCAAACCCTCCGGCGACACTCCTCTGATCATTTCCGAAATAAGGCAATACGTTATCATATTGTTCACATTGCACGTAGTCGGTACGACATTGTCTTAAATTTGCATTTTTCAACTCTGTTTATGTTTGATTCCATTCCAGTCGGTTTCATGGTGCAGGTCACAAGAAACTACGTCAGAATCCAGTATCGGGTCCTGATGAGGACCGACAGGTGGTTCCGGGTGGAACTCTATTTCCAGCGTCGCCGGTGAATGGTTCCTGCACCTCTGCTGTGAATATATGACGCATTTATAATATATTAACTATAACTGTAATGGATGATTTGGGTTGATCAAATTTTGGGTATGTAAGATTAGTTGATGATCACCTAACTAGTAGCTTATGTATAATAGTTTAAAAGGGTTATTTTGGAAAACTGATCATTTTTTAGGTCTCTGAAGTTAATGCTCAagattaccctttgttttgttaTGTAACTGTTATGATGCTAATTAAACTCTTATTGATTTAACGGTGATATATAAGTCTTAATAATGCTTAATCAACTGTCATTAATTTAATGGTGATATATAATCGGAATGACGCTTATTAAACTGTATTTGATTTGAAGTTATTAACTTTGTTTGAGATCTAACTACTTGATTGTGTTTAGGGTCAAATGACACTGAGTATTTAAGTTGATATGCTTAGGATGACATCAGTGGATGTATGTTTGATGTGCTTAGGATCAAATGACATCAGTGGAAGTTTGCTGCAGATGTATGTTTAATGTGCTTAGGATCAAATGACATCAGTAGAAGTTTGCTGTAGATGTATGTGTTTAGGATCAAATGACATGAGTGGAAGTTTGCTGCACATAAGCCTTTTGATGGTTTATATGATAATTTAAGTAGATGGTATTGTTTGTTTGCTGAGGATCAAATGACATGAGTGGAAGTTTGCGGCACATAAGCCTTTTGCTGGTTTATAGGATAATTTAAATAGATGGTATTGTTTGTTTGTTGCACATAAGTAGATGGTATTGTTTGTTTGCTGCACATAATGTTACTTAGTTATTAATAGAATACGGATGTTACAGACAGTTTGCTTTGCACAATAGGAATTAGACTAAAGTTCAAACATGTGTAATTTCGGTAGGCATTGCTTTACCTGTTTGACCAGAATAAATGGTCAAACATGTTTTACTGAAGGCAGTTAAA encodes the following:
- the LOC110912306 gene encoding uncharacterized protein LOC110912306; the protein is MMNEKMKALMIGVVGAGITLSAYSQTCMSSTQCIGTGFVVLMIGLLVGEGWLPL